The Candidatus Effluviviaceae Genus V sp. region CGTCTATCTGGCGGCAGTCAAGGAGACGGGGGTCCGGCCCATCTGCGACCCGACCGTCGAGCTCGACAAGGAGCCGAAGGACGGCGAGTACCGCTTCACGGCGACGTTCGAGGTGCGTCCCGACATCGAGATCACGGACTACGAGGGGATGGAGTTCACCGAGAAGGTGCCGGTCGTGACGTCCGAGGACGTCGACCGCGCAATCCAGGAACTCCGCGAGGAGCGCGCCGACCTCCAGCCGGTTCAGCGGGAGTCCGTTCCCGGCGACTACGTCATGTTCACGTACCAGCGGCTCGACGAGAACGGCGAGCCGGTCGAGACGGAGCAGGAGCCCCAGACACAGGCGTGCGAGCTCGGAAAGCAGATGGCGCCGCCGGAGTTCGAGGAGGCCCTGGAGGGCGTCCGGCCGGGGGAGACGAAGGACGTCGACTTCACGCTGCCCGAGGACTACGCCGACAAGACGCTGGCAGGGAAGACGCTGCGCTTCAGGCTGAACGTGCAGGATGTCCGCGAGAAGCGCCTCCCACCCATCGACGACGACTTCGCGCGGTCGGTCGGCCAGTTCTCGACGCTGCTCGACCTCCGGGTGGGCGTCAGGAACAGCCTCGAGACGCAGGCCAGGATGGCCGCGCGCCGGAAGGTGGAGCAGGAGATCGTCGAGGCCATCGTTGAGAAGAACCCGTTCGAGCTCCCGGAGTGCCTCGTCCAGCAGCGGCTCGGTGAGATGTACAATCGCGCGAACGAGGGGCGCCCTGAGGGGCAGGGCATCGACGAGAAGGAGTTCATCGAGGTCTACCGACCGGTCGTGGAGAAGCAGATCAGGGCGGGGCTCGTGCTAGGCGCCATCGCGGAGCAGCAGGACATCGATGTCAGCCGTGCCGACGTCGAGGAGCGCGTTCGCACCTCGGCCGAGGCGCGCGGACTCGACTTCGACG contains the following coding sequences:
- the tig gene encoding trigger factor, with translation VYLAAVKETGVRPICDPTVELDKEPKDGEYRFTATFEVRPDIEITDYEGMEFTEKVPVVTSEDVDRAIQELREERADLQPVQRESVPGDYVMFTYQRLDENGEPVETEQEPQTQACELGKQMAPPEFEEALEGVRPGETKDVDFTLPEDYADKTLAGKTLRFRLNVQDVREKRLPPIDDDFARSVGQFSTLLDLRVGVRNSLETQARMAARRKVEQEIVEAIVEKNPFELPECLVQQRLGEMYNRANEGRPEGQGIDEKEFIEVYRPVVEKQIRAGLVLGAIAEQQDIDVSRADVEERVRTSAEARGLDFDETMKSLEGTDMLSQIQDDIWLTKVHGHLADVSTIKSEEVNLSDEKKEE